Proteins from a genomic interval of Euwallacea fornicatus isolate EFF26 chromosome 1, ASM4011564v1, whole genome shotgun sequence:
- the LOC136338961 gene encoding arylalkylamine N-acetyltransferase 1-like, which yields MSHTMLDYVVIPPTRFDAVIDHLRINFPDEPLNASVGLCLHGIPCPLLEHHDLKTMEDGFSIMAIDKENEKIAGVALNGASKKGETEKSIEEMKDIDNLQYRRIFGLLNEVNLELDLFSKYNIDKIFEVRILSVDAAYRGKGIAKELFAQSEAVARKNGFKLMKTDATSLFTQKVAESQEFWVEKSVNYHDYKDEQGRKIYDTRPPHFHYKVMAKKLE from the exons ATGTCCCACACTATGTTGGACTACGTTGTCATCCCCCCAACACGTTTCGATGCTGTAATCGACCATCTTCGGATCAATTTTCCGGATGAGCCCTTAAATGCATCAGTTGGATTATGTCTCCATGGTATTCCTTGTCCTTTATTGGAACACCATGACCTTAAAACCATGGAAGATGGATTTTCCATAATGGCGATTGATAAGGAGAATGAGAAG atcgCCGGAGTTGCCTTAAATGGAGCCTCTAAAAAGGGCGAAACTGAGAAATCCATCGAAGAAATGAAAGACATCGACAACCTTCAGTACAGACGAATTTTTGGATTGCTCAATGAGGTGAACTTGGAACTTGATTTGTTTTCCAAGTATAACATAGACAAGATATTCGAAGTTAGAATATTGTCTGTGGATGCAGCTTATAGGGGAAAAGGCATCGCCAAAGAACTGTTTGCTCAAAGTGAAGCTGTTGCTCGAAAAAATGGATTCAAG cTTATGAAAACAGACGCAACGAGTCTCTTCACTCAAAAAGTGGCTGAAAGTCAGGAATTTTGGGTTGAAAAGTCAGTAAACTACCACGACTACAAGGACGAACAGGGACGTAAGATTTACGACACGCGACCACCGCACTTCCACTACAAAGTAATGGcaaaaaaacttgaataa